tgaaaaaattgaattgtgttttgtttgagagtttgaaaatgttgtaatgattactttgaaaatggttgtgtttaagtgatgtttggaaaggaaatgagatgggatgtgACCAAAACAATTTCCAGACATCTCCTTAGTCATCCtcgataaattatatattgtgtGTATATCCAACATAGCCCATCAAACTTAATTTAAaccaataaaattatccatattcCAACTTTAGAAATATTGAATTGGATCGTCACAATCCAAGAAGGATAGACACACTCAACAAGATGATATCCCATTGTATAGTCATTTATTGCTAATTGAATAATTGATTGGAGGAACATGCCTTCCATTGGTCTCACTATATACAAAAGATCAATCTAATatgttaaagaaattataagacTTAATTTACTAAAACCGTATGTCATATCCAAAGATCGTGTGATGACTCAAATTCCAAAATAGTAGTTCTCAACATCTCTCAAAATGGAAAGATAACACAAACATTCCACTATCATTTCTTGCTTATAAAAGTAATCATTGCGAGCTTCTACCTTAGATTtagcattaaaaaataaattataactcgTTTAAGGCTGCATTTGATTgctgaggtgatctcagatgatctgagttaatatgtgaatagtagtaaattaagtttttttagtAAATTTTGTGAGTCcattgagatatatttaaatgtatgaaataagtttaaatataatttaactttttatagaaagttgaaaaagtaacgAATCTCATTAATGGTTTGAAATAGACTGATATAAGCTCAGAACCCAAACATACTCTCAATCTTCTCTAAAAAATACTTTGGGAGGACAAGTTGGTAGTTCcttgaaataatattagaaGAGGTTTGATTGATCTTCTTTTATAGCTAGtcattcatcttcatcaatgAAAGCTACAATTATTTCTAATTCATTACAAGAAGAAGGGTTATATAAAATGCTATTTAGTTCAAAAAATTACTAATAGAGAGAAAACAGAATTATGGATGATTTTCCAAGGAGAAATCAACAAATGAAGGAAAGATAAACTTTTGTTAAAGTGAATGAGAGTTAGAGAGAAGGTATTCTATTTATATTGAGAGAAGCAAAtcgtcaaaaaataaaataaaaacataatcgcataaaataaaaaaaaaatagctagtccattatttatatatttaaaggtAACCTCATTAACTATGATTTTGCTAAGATTTTTGCCAATCCTTTATTAAATCTAgattttgtacaatttttaaACCTAAATACTTTCTACTCTTCAAAAAACTATAGATACATGtgaattcataatttttaattactgtaataaaataaagagttattttattcaCAAGTCAGTGTATAGAGCACATTATctgtattatttaaattataagctttaatttatcaaatttaaattttaaaatttatctttaaaattaaattacgtaatataaatattttattaaatatattctaTTCACAAACTTGATAATAAGTTTTTCCTAAAATGATCCATGCAAGTTGTTAAATTCACGATGCAAGAAAAGCTGAAAATTGTGAGTAGGGAATAATGCAAGCGAGCATCGCCTTATCGCACACCTTCGAAGGCGCGTCAAGATGTCTGGGCTTGTAATTGGTTGAAAAAGGCAGCTTGACTAAggtctataaaaataaacacagaCTTCCTTCATCGAACTCACCAAAGCCCCGATGAGCAAACCTCTTTATTCCCTTTCCCCTTCTTCCTTCGATCCCTTGGGTCTTACAATTCCCAGGGTTTATCCCAACTCTCCCACCATTTAATTTGAATCCCTAATATTCCCTCTCAATACTTCTCTCTTAAACCCTTTATCACTGTTCTAAACCCTAGCTAATTTGGGTCCCTGCaaatctttcttcttctttttgtttttatgggtCTGAATTTTGGTCGATTGAAGCAGCGTTTCATTTCCAATTCTCGAAATTACTGGTAAGACTCCCCAAGGATTAACTGTGTCTGTTTTCTTGTCATTTTCATTGTTCAGTATCTCAGCTTCGAATCGGTTGCTATCGCTCTAGGGTTTTCTTGTCATTTTTCTCGGTTTTCTTGGCAACAAGAACCGGGATCAGGTGCTTTGGTTttggatgatttttttatatagctaAATGCTGGGTAATTTTATGGCTAGTGGGAATTTATGGGGTGAGTGATGCGGGGTCgagaaaaccctaaatgatATGAGGTTTTGAATATGAGCCATGGAGGTAGAAATGGTACGAAAGGTAATGAACAACTAGATTACGATACATCAAGTAGACCCGGAGCCAATGACTTTGGGCGAGCGGTGTCAAAGGTTGCAGTTGCACAGGTATGCGAGAGCGTGGGGTTTCAGGGCTTCAAAGACTCTGCTTTGGAGGCTCTCGCTGACATTGCAATTCGATACCTTCGTGACCTAGGAAAGACGGCGAGTGTCTATGCTAACTCATCTGGTCGGACAGAGTGTAATGTGTTCGATATCATTAGAGGGTTGGAGGATTTGGAAGCTTCACAAGGCTTTCTGGGTGGGTCGGAGGTAAAAAATTGTCTTGCTGGTTCGGGAACAGTGAGGGGGATTGTTGAGTATGTGGGTGGGGCAGAGGAGATTCCATTTGCGCAGCCAGTGCCTCAGTTTCCGGTGATTAAGCATCGGAAACTGAttccaagctttgtacaaatgGGTGAAACGCCACCTGGCAATCATATACCGCCATGGTTGCCAGCTTTGCCTGATCCACATACGTATATCCATACACCTGTATGGAATGAGAGGGCAACAGATCCTCGCACAGATAAGATTGAGCAAGCACGACAACGCAGAAAAGCAGAGAGGTCCTTGTTGAGTTTGCAGCAAAGGTTGTTGTCCAGTGGTTCGGAGGGAACTTCAACCTCGCGTAGTGATGCAAAGGAATCGGATGGGGCTCAAAATAACCCATTCCTTGGACTGCCTCTACAACCAGGGGAGAAAGATGTTTCTCTGGTGGTTTCACCGAGTAAGACTTCGGATGAAATGGTGGAGAATATCCATGTCTCCGTACTAGAGGCATTTGCTCCTGCCATTGAAGCGGTCAAAGGTGGGTTTTCTGATGATGGGGAAGATGGGAAAAATGTTCTTCCTAATGTGAGGCCTGCTGTTCAGTTAAAGTTTAGAACTGGCAAGAAGTTTCTAGGTGAATCATTGGATTTGAGCCTTCAGAACAAGGGTGTTGGGAGAGCAGCCTCTTGGGTTGCACGGGATGAGGAGAGGGATGACAAGAAGAGGAGAGCTGAATTAATTCTTAGACAGTCTACAGAATACCCGCTGGAACTCAATCAGTTGTAAACTAGTTAGTTTAGAAATCGGCATTGGCAGTGGGCTATGGATGCTCCCAAATTGAGGGCATACTCGTTCTGCTATGGATATTTTCAGAATCTTGTGTTAGTTCCTCATGGTCCACTTTAACATTTTTTAGGGGCATGTCAATGTATGTTTCCTTGTTAGCCTAACATCTGCTTTGATTCTTTGAAACTgaagtcttttctttttcttcttccgcCATTTTATATTTGTACTGACACACTGAGTTGTAATGTTTGAATTGGTAGGGATGGATTCTATTCTTCTGGGATTGCAAActccgttttctttttccatgCAATTAATTGGAACTCTACAGACTATTTCAGTGTCAATGCAAGTCATATTTAAGGGTATTTTTTCTGCCCTTGAAAAcattttagagaaaaaattaagTTCCATTACCCTTTTGATTAGAAAGAAGAATGAGCTAATGAGGTTAATGTgcgaaattaatttaaatacagAAAGCCTTCAGTATTTGATCAATTGAAGTTGGAAATGTTGACCGTTATATAGTTGTTGTATGCATTTAGAGGTTGGTTGGATAGACTTGTTTTCAGGTCCTTTATTTCTAAAACCAACGAATCAAAAAATTCAAGGGGAGTTTTGATTATAGATTTGTGGTCGATGGTCGTAGGGTACCCGTTTTAACACATGCAGTTTCTACAATTTCTGTAACGTTTGCTTTGCAAGGCAGCAATTTTAAGAAACCTTACttgaaataataatgatttgatCACCAAGCAGAGTGCATAATGCTTGGCTGGAACATTGCTGGGACTCTGGGAGTATgagggaaaaataaataaatagacttTAGAATTTCAGAACGTTGCCACCAACTTCAAACGTCTTGTCAATTATTTTCCGCTATTTTGTATAGGTTTgcaaaaacacttttttaaatagagTCTACTTTTTATAAAGATTCGTATAAAATTTGccaatttaaaatttgtacaaaccATTTCTCTTCACCTAAACTGCTGATGAACATGTGGGCCAAACCTGAAACTCTTTTTCTTGGGTTCAGTCTGGTTGATTTAAATGACCGTAGACCTAGAAAATTCAGTGAACGCGTacatttttcactttctcaGAGTGCTTAAAAAACTTTCCATGAAAAACATGCACGAAATAATACCATTTGAACTGTCTATTTGTCCCTCACTGTCATTCattcaatttcattttccacaCGCAGCCTTTAACCTTCATGTGATGCAACCACCGACAAAATCCAACGAGATTACAAAGATATTTCCAGCTTTGAATGACAAGACCTAGGTTGTCAAAAGCGACAAGTAGTTCCGTAATAGATTGCGAAAGTAAATTGATACAGTGAAATCTTAAGAAACAACCAAAACATGGGGGCAAACAAAATACTTGTATGGCAAATGCCACTTCTGTTTATTTCCTCTCTCCTCAAGAAATATCAAGGGGTACCCCTTTTACTTGATAGGAAGGATTCAAAGTTTCAGCTTCACATCCAATTCCTTAGGAAATACTTTGCCTCGATGGTTGAAACTCATGAAGTCTAGATTGGCTGGTAAAGAAACAATCCTGCATCCAAATATACAATTCCTGATGTCAATAATCTAAATAAAATCTGACAACCAATATTGCTAAGGAAGGCAAAGCAGCAATCATTTAAGATTCTGACTCTGAAAGTAATACAACGTGCCAATGGCAACTGAGAAATTCTACAGAAGCAacttttgcaaaaaaaaaaaaaaaatgcaattttcaatattataaatgatagcTAGAACTTTCGTGTAAAATCTTAGCCCTTCATGCAAATGCAGAATGCTTAGCTCTCATTATTCTCCGGTATGAGTAATGTCTCACTTTagagaatataaaatataaaaaggggAAAAGTAAAAAGGATGCACATCACAATTTTTGAGAGAGAATGCAGAAAAAGTGTAGTCAACCTAGATTTAGATGTAAACCTTCTAGGATATCTATGTCCAAGTAGCATACCCTATAATATTGTTTCCTAAGGCTGTAAATAAACCAGTCCGTTCGATAGCTtgctcggttaaactcgaatcgaacttgACTCGTGAGAAAAGTAAAAGTTCGcccgtgaaagcagatacccacTTGATTAGATACTTGACTAAACTTTACTCTACTCAACTCggctaaggctcgttaaggccTACTCATTATGCTCGACTCAGCTAAGGCTCATTAGCTCGATTCAATTAAAACTCGTCCACACATcgataaatatgtatatatgttatttattaatataagcatcacatattttataattaaatatatagtgtgtaacctaattacttatgcaTAGTCACTTGCATCTATATCTTGAATTTACTTCataggtttattttatttattggcaCCATGTGTTTGGAAACAGCATCCCAACTAATCCCAAgggtgcataggccctcggcaaagagtttcccgcaagtgcacctagaataattcaagggaaaaatcctccaatccaatggcgtctagagattgtttgcacctaagggAATTTGAACCTCAttgctttattttataatttataaaatagttagtaagatttaataattttatatattagtatgtagaaatcatatatgaaatgttgatatataatattatattatgtctATGGTACTAATAATTTAtgtagacatataatatatggttATTATGggtaaatatcaactagttacatattaattatttataaatttttgcaATTTTCAAACTCAATAGAAGATCTATTTGTtagttataaaaatttcattaaatttagaACTTTTacaatttctctaatttttaattattaaatcatatttaaaaactaCTACTTAAACTAAGCCGagtcgagctcgagctcgagctagGAGCTTAGCTTACCGAGCCGAGCTCAAACaaagattagataaaaatctCAAGCTCaggctcgagctcgagctcgagttttTTGAGTCAAGCCGAGCTTGGCAATCTAAAGACTGGGTTGGCTCGGCTTGATTACAGCCCTATTGTTTCCAAAGTAGCAAGTTTACCTCAAATCATGCGATGCAAGGTCAATTGGTCCTTTTTCTTACAAGTTAAAAGTGAACTCAACCTAGAGTTAGATGTAAGTAAACCTTCTAGGATATCTCTACCCAAATAGAATACCCTATAATAAGTTTCCAAAGTAGCAAGTCCCCCCCCTAAAGCAGATACAAGGGCTAATGGGTCCCTTTTGTTACTACCAGCCTACTCAATTGCATGTGAACTGATATCATGTGTGAAGAATAAAATGGGTCTCCCGGAtgcaaatttatgttttttatgaCATCATAGCTCACCAAGGCAAGATGCTTCAGAACTACGCATGAAGAGTATAACCCAAATACACGACCCACCCATCAAAACCATGTATCAATCAAGTAATTCAGGGGAATTCCTaatatggaattttttttttttttatgacgagGGAACCACCCCACAGCATAGCCCTTAgaactcacccatggaacctaaacccccgGGGAGACTAGCATAGCAACCCACCGCCATGGCCTACCACTTAAATCCCAGTTTGATCCCAGGGGGAATCAAACCTGTGACATGGGCTCaacatgcacacaagttcgcctttaccacttgggctacccacagGTGAGGAATTCCTAATATGGAATTGAACTCAAGTATCTGAATATACAATTCGTCTTAGATGAGGATTTACTAAATTAATAGAGCAAAAATACTATAATCacacaaataaaaacaagaaggaaaaatattcatgatttatttatttatcttcttgaATAAATTGTATGTCATGCAAATACGATAAGATATTACACTTTCTACTACTAGGGAGCTAGCACAACAATCTCTAATACACTAAAAGAAGATCTAAaacatttgattttcataagTTGCAACCATTGATGAACTAAGTTAGCTCTGTATACATGCAAGATATAGCATTATTGTTGACATCAATCTTACCAAGTCAACTAAACTAGCTAAAAaattcctataaatatatatttccattgGGAAATCTACAGTATAAAATGAAAGACAAGATGTAGAGCAAACAATCTAAACTAAAATCAAGCATAAGTTTTACACATATATTCTaggaattagaagaaaatttaatCCCCTAGCATTCCCTTCCAGCCGTACACATAAGAATCTAAAATGTAATGCCACAAAAGAGGCTTCAGGCATCCAGGTGGGAAGTAATTGCTCTCTTATGAAGGTAGAAGATCTCACTAGAAGTGATGCATTGAATATATGaatattcaaacatatatagaaCTATTTGCCAACATTTTTCTTTCAgcttttcttttagtttttgaaCTATAACCAATATTACTTTTGTCATTcagaaataacaaaaataagaaacttgcatttctaaataatttctaaaCGTGCGGCCCGAGCAAAAGCTCAGCCTCGGCAAGTGCacggtttggataatgagatgaaaatttttggttttagatgaaagtttaaaatattattttttaatattattattgttttgggatttgaaaaagttaaattggaatttgaaaacgttgaattctttattatattttgtgtgaaaatttgaaaaagttgtaatgatgagataagatgagaatagaattttgtgtctcatctcacttgccaaacctaTATTCAAGGTAACTAACCAaggaaagcccaaaccacatcCGGTAGGACTCTTGATAAATACCAAAATATCGACAAAACCAAATAGAACCATCCAAACCGACCTGTTTTTTATCTGTCCGGTTCGGTGCTCGGTCCCTTGATTTCAGGATCTCAATTCGTTGAGAATGGACTTGTCATACCCGAGCAACTAAGCTTTTAAAATATGAGTTTATAGTTTTGGTTGAGTAATCTCAAAATATGCCTCAATTTCCTTAATTACAGCATCTGTCTGATAGTCTTAAGGTTCATAATTAGTTGATTTAGGAGCTGATTTATTATAAAAGGCAAGTGGATGAAGCTTGTCTAATTAGGTGTAGTATAGGAAAAGGAAACTTACCAAAACTGGGAAAAGCACTAATCTAGAAATTTCAGGGTTTTAGATTCCTAATCAAGGTAGCCATATTTGCTACTCCTAAATCAAGGTAGCCATATTTGCTACTAACCCTAGGAAGTTGCTTGAAACCATGACAAAGGAAGCTTCCTAAAAACCCTAAAAGCACTATTTTCGTCAGCGATTACACATCCCAAGAAAACCCTAACTTTTTAgtatttatatcaatttttgtttataaaggACCTTTTTCTTATAGGTAATTGTTTAAAAagagggtgcggtgcacgggaccAGAGTTTACTCTGCAAGGGTGAATCCAAaaggccctgccttggagaggttccccgacatctaaaacaagaaaaatttaaaaaggacCCTCTAAACCTCATTATTTCAACTTGGCGTAAACTCCCCCTAGGTGCTGCCCCTTTTAGGCCCTAAAcctctaaataaataataaaatcgtAGATCTTCTCTTCCCTCAGCAGAAATCCTATCTGATGGCCTCCAATTTGGAGAGTTATGTgagttttcttcttcaattttagAGTGAAAGTTACTATCTATCATCCAGCAACTAAATAGGCGTGCTAACCCTGAGTTTTCTGCTTATTTTACACTCCTACAACACCTTTTCCAAGTCCTAACAAACCCCTAGAGGTTGCACAAACTGCAACTCTTCGTGCAACCTCTAGGTTGAATCCaaggaaagttttttttttttttttgatcggtaaatcCAAGGAAAGTTTCATCAAGTATTATCTCTAAATTTCGAAATTCCTTACTTGGTGAACATGACATATTACTTATTCTTTCTATATGTTGAAACATAGAATTATAGGGCTAGAAGAGTACAAGAACTCAGCTTTTCAGCAAAGGAAAGATGTGGAaggtaaaagatattttattaatgctAATGGAAGAATCCGTGaaacccaagtacataggatgTATAAAATAGAAAACGCCAAGTTAAGATCAAGAAATAGacacaaggaaatcatggaaattGAGCCCAATAAAATCTATAGTTATTACCCAAAGGAACAATGCATTGAAAAAGAAGCTTTAAAGTTCTTCTAGTGTTCGTTCCATGTGCTTTAACTTTCTAAGAAAAAATGGTGATCAACAgtcaaaacaaactaaaaaacagaatgtaaaaaataactaaatgacTTTTAATCCCCACAATAAAATCATACCATAGACTAACCAACCAAGATTCCAATGAAACGAAGAACAAATAATATCAATCCCActttcaacaaaaaattttcatagctactaaagaaataaaacaaaattgtgGGAAACTGAGATTTTCAACAAAGgaaaattctttaatttttcttcttttttcattccattttataaattataagctGCCTTTTCTCAAACCAAAGTTATATGCAGATTTGTCTGCTAAAAGAgcctttcaattttgttttattgaaattacatttagcttatataatagatgataaattttaaatcatttagTATAGAATAATTATTCAAATCTTAAGAATTATGAAAGATCTTGATACAAAGGGCCATTTCAAGTTTAAATTAGATAGACAGAAGCCAAGCCCATGCACATTGCAACATCGCTATGTGTTGCCATACATTACCATGGGGTGAATGCATAAATTACCAGAGACCCATTTTTTCTTCccagattttttcaattttttttttttaatttcaaatgcaTAAAAACTTGGTGGCACCACTCTATGTCCCAAGTTCTATTATCATTACATAGTCACATTATCATTTTGTTTATGGCGGATTGACGCTTTTCTAGAATGGAAGTTATATCTCAGTAAAACAAAACAGAACCTAATGCTTGAACAAAATCCTGAAATGTGTAGTAAAACCAAGTATTGATACAAAGAACAACTTCATTGCTCACTGGTTGAAGGGGATGTCTTTAAAACTGCCACTTCTATGTCTAAGCAAACAAAAAACAGATAGCAACTGACTGCTCCATATTTGGAGCACAGAAACTTGCTTTTGGTGGGAAGAAACAGAGCTCCAAATAAGAGTGAGAATGCTGCACGAGTTTATGTGTGGGGTTTTTAAAACACTAAATGGTTTTGCAGAGTTCGAAAAGTTGATAGACTTGGTTCTAAATCGGTTATCGCCTGTAGTTTATGTTGCTTTTTGTTGAGTCcactttgatatatttttttggtttcttctcatttttctctccgtacactttttCGCCATCCTCTGTTTTTCTCATGCACGTTTGAAAATTTCTTTCGTCGATAGTTCTCTGTTAATGGTGAAATAAATCTTGTGGTGTTAACTGCGTCATTTCAATATGGGTTATCCCATAGAAGTGGTTATTGAATCCAAAAGATTTATTCTGTCAAAAGGGAGTGGTGGATCAGTGAGAGTTACCGAGAGAAACTGGAAGATGGATCATTCAGTGATCCTGGGAATAGCATCATTACATTGGCTGAGGAAGGTGTTAGAGGAAAGTTTAAGAGAGGGGAAGAAGGAGGTGTATTCAGCAACTAGAGATGGCTACTGCAGTCTTATTGCCCAACGATGCGCAAATTTTAGAGGAAGATATCTTGAAGTGTCTGAATATAACCAGGGGGGGAGGAGAAATGTTTTGTGCTTTCCAGAAGGAAATAAGGGGTGGGGTTGGAGGAAAATGAGGGAGGCTTTGGTTGAAAGTGGTAGAGAAGTCCATGTCAATGGAGGAGCTCAG
This genomic interval from Juglans regia cultivar Chandler chromosome 3, Walnut 2.0, whole genome shotgun sequence contains the following:
- the LOC108990909 gene encoding transcription initiation factor TFIID subunit 8 — protein: MSHGGRNGTKGNEQLDYDTSSRPGANDFGRAVSKVAVAQVCESVGFQGFKDSALEALADIAIRYLRDLGKTASVYANSSGRTECNVFDIIRGLEDLEASQGFLGGSEVKNCLAGSGTVRGIVEYVGGAEEIPFAQPVPQFPVIKHRKLIPSFVQMGETPPGNHIPPWLPALPDPHTYIHTPVWNERATDPRTDKIEQARQRRKAERSLLSLQQRLLSSGSEGTSTSRSDAKESDGAQNNPFLGLPLQPGEKDVSLVVSPSKTSDEMVENIHVSVLEAFAPAIEAVKGGFSDDGEDGKNVLPNVRPAVQLKFRTGKKFLGESLDLSLQNKGVGRAASWVARDEERDDKKRRAELILRQSTEYPLELNQL